A portion of the Juglans microcarpa x Juglans regia isolate MS1-56 chromosome 1D, Jm3101_v1.0, whole genome shotgun sequence genome contains these proteins:
- the LOC121242293 gene encoding uncharacterized protein LOC121242293, translating into MEKVKLKLGMKNCYVVDSKGASGGMALFWKDDLNVSLTSYSHFHISTKIKQRGNKGEWLMTGFYGHPLISKRSSSWNLLNTLKPTDNVPWFCVGDYNEILYNGEKYGGGMRPYSQMEAFRQSLILNGVSDLGYVGDKFTWCNNRQGPQFTKERLDRACASAKWIEMFLDSMVSIEAAQKSDHRPLIISISSRSQFFTREEWPLRYEACWATREECHKIVNEAWKGSVLVQNKLDLAITGLSRCKDKLKKWGKAIANGLSKEHQAKRQQLSYLQKANIGNLTEEIRAKKQELDKLLEEEDKKWRQRAKQKWLREGDRNTKFFTNVPPKEGKGI; encoded by the coding sequence ATGGAGAAAGTGAAACTTAAACTAGGAATGAAAAATTGTTATGTGGTGGATAGCAAGGGTGCAAGTGGTGGCATGGCTTTATTTTGGAAGGATGATTTGAATGTGTCGTTGACATCTTATTCTCATTTCCATATCTCTACCAAGATCAAACAAAGAGGTAATAAGGGGGAATGGCTCATGACAGGTTTCTATGGCCACCCTTTGATATCCAAGAGAAGTAGTAGTTGGAACTTACTGAATACTTTAAAACCTACTGATAATGTACCATGGTTTTGTGTAGGAGACTATAATGAAATCCTCTATAATGGTGAAAAGTATGGAGGGGGAATGAGACCTTACTCTCAGATGGAAGCTTTTAGACAATCCCTAATTTTGAATGGGGTGAGTGATCTGGGCTACGTAGGAGACAAATTCACATGGTGCAATAACAGACAGGGTCCTCAATTCACCAAGGAAAGATTGGATAGGGCATGTGCAAGTGCTAAATGGATTGAAATGTTTTTAGATTCCATGGTGAGTATAGAGGCTGCCCAAAAGTCAGACCATAGGCCTTTAATAATATCCATCTCCTCGAGAAGTCAGTTCTTTACCAGAGAAGAATGGCCTTTAAGATATGAGGCCTGCTGGGCTACCAGAGAGGAGTGTCACAAGATTGTAAATGAGGCATGGAAGGGGAGTGTTTTGGTACAAAACAAACTCGATCTGGCTATTACAGGTCTGTCCAGATGCAAAGATAAACTCAAAAAATGGGGCAAAGCTATAGCTAATGGCTTAAGTAAAGAACATCAAGCCAAGAGACAACAGTTATCTTACCTACAGAAGGCTAATATAGGGAATCTAACAGAGGAAATAAGGGCCAAAAAACAAGAATTAGACAAGTTGCTTGAGGAGGAAGACAAAAA
- the LOC121254526 gene encoding uncharacterized protein LOC121254526 produces MGQHTVLSKYILDRWRKDIKRKYTFVKSNYDTTSIDDARRYDRIQNRFNELCSNASKAESSCVKLISQIEQLKTQYPGIADHDTSNIVDTAPSTEASTPRVLSPFVVRSKGRPPSKRKVHPAEKSIKKSSTKRQLHNNQAEDQQSQVWTHAPEFFSTPSTAHHSQDNITEAFHQDFSAF; encoded by the exons ATGGGCCAACATACAGTACTATCAAAATACATCTTGGATCGGTGGAGGAAAGATATTAAGCGAAAATACACCTTTGTGAAAAGTAATTATGACACTACTAGCATCGACGATGCACGAAGGTATGATAGGATCCAAAATCGTTTCAATGAACTGTGTTCCAATGCTTCAAAGGCTGAGAGCAGTTGTGTTAAATTAATTAGTCAGATAGAACAGTTGAAGACACAGTACCCTGGTATCGCTGATCATGATACTAGCAACATAGTTGATACAGCTCCTTCGACGGAGGCTTCAACCCCTAGAGTTCTTAGTCCTTTTGTAGTTCGGAGTAAGGGAAGACCACCGTCTAAGAGAAAAGTGCACCCCGCTGAGAAGAGTATTAAGAAATCCAGTACGAAAAGGCAATTGCACAACAACCAAGCTGag GATCAACAAAGTCAAGTTTGGACACATGCGCcggaatttttttcaactccttcGACTGCTCATCACTCACAG GACAACATTACAGAGGCTTTCCATCAAGACTTCAGTGCTTTTTGA
- the LOC121242367 gene encoding uncharacterized protein LOC121242367 — MKEHKLRYLYQMLKRTEGSVETYIATMKELEKGARNCYGEHISHTSEEFVEMMVLDGCFIIELFHKYEIYKKAEDCHEDDPIFQMQWVRSRIARDLLLFENQLPFFVLDKLFGMSESNNTLLHNRSKKLGEHVVDIDEEKDGISVESFTSTAQAIQTRLKDLALDFFSYFLPFEWNVDASSYNLIEKITHLLCLAHDALTASLLDMVCQCLTIGFRFKNTEFEHLLGLIHATIGISLLDTEIDHAKEHQEEGVKLKVAEIFKRLFGLIHEAIIPLLAKKPRFQVNMAAIENEDWESIPFGSEFQEAGVAFNIAKKFKDDLFEIWSWTTIPYAIELQEAGIEFDKAKKFKDLHAHRNRNEDQKSKLCETGTQMDVDELKTVEKLKSLLCLDKIENWKSVPYGKELHEAGVEFNKAKKFKRLLALREIEAMNIHGATELAEAGIKFKKAKKSNLFSIKFNNGLMEISPLSIEDHTETYLRNLIADEQYCHPPCNVNYVTNYVCFMDDLINTPKDVKLLRHRGIIHNNLGDDEIISTMVNKLGHYVSFSTNIYARTIMDVNMHCRRRRNVWMAKLRRDYFNSPWASVSFLVAFLLLALTITQTIFSIIH; from the exons ATGAAAGAGCATAAATTGCGATATCTATATCAAATGCTTAAAAGAACGGAAGGAAGTGTAGAAACATACATTGCCACCATGAAAGAATTGGAAAAAGGAGCTCGTAATTGCTATGGAGAACACATTAGCCACACCTCAGAGGAGTTTGTAGAAATGATGGTACTTGATGGGTGTTTCATTATTGAGTTGTTCCACAAGTATGAAATCTACAAGAAAGCAGAAGATTGTCATGAAGATGACCCAATCTTTCAAATGCAGTGGGTGCGTTCTAGAATAGCTCGTGATCTActgttatttgaaaatcaacttcCATTCTTTGTTTTGGATAAATTGTTTGGAATGAGTGAGAGTAACAACACACTACTTCATAACAGATCCAAAAAGTTAGGAGAACACGTTGTCGATATTGATGAGGAGAAAGATGGAATTAGTGTTGAAAGCTTTACCTCCACAGCTCAGGCTATCCAGACACGACTTAAGGATCTTGCCCTCGATTTTTTCTCCTACTTTTTACCATTTGAATGGAATGTCGATGCATCAAGTTATAATTTAATCGAAAAGATTACGCATCTACTTTGTTTGGCGCATGATGCTCTCACCGCTTCACTTCTAGACATGGTATGTCAATGTTTAACGATCGGGTTCAGATTCAAGAACACAGAGTTTGAGCATCTCCTTGGTCTCATACATGCAACCATTGGTATTTCATTACTTGATACAGAAATAGATCATGCCAAAGAACATCAAGAGGAAGGAGTCAAACTCAAGGTGGCAGAGATATTTAAGCGCCTATTTGGCCTAATTCATGAAGCTATCATTCCATTACTTGCAAAG AAACCTAGATTCCAAGTCAATATGGCagcaattgaaaatgaagactGGGAATCAATTCCGTTTGGCTCAGAGTTTCAGGAGGCTGGAGTTGCATTCAATATAGCAAAGAAATTTAAGGATGatctatttgagatttggagTTGGACAACAATACCTTATGCCATTGAACTTCAAGAGGCTGGAATTGAATTCGACAAGGCAAAGAAATTTAAGGATCTACATGCTCATCGAAATAGGAATGAAGACCAGAAGTCAAAATTGTGTGAAACAGGGACGCAAATGGATGTAGATGAATTAAAGACAGTAGAGAAATTGAAGAGTCTACTTTGTCTGGACAAGATTGAAAACTGGAAGTCAGTACCTTATGGTAAGGAGCTTCATGAGGCTGGAGTCGAATTCAACAAGGCAAAGAAATTTAAGCGTCTACTTGCTCTTAGAGAGATTGAAGCCATGAACATACATGGTGCCACAGAGCTTGCAGAGGCTGGAATCAAATTCAAGAAGGCAAAGAAATCTAATTTGTTTTCCATAAAGTTCAACAATGGGCTAATGGAGATTTCACCTTTGAGCATAGAAGATCATACAGAGACTTACTTACGAAATCTAATTGCAGATGAGCAATACTGTCATCCACCTTGCAATGTGAATTACGTCACCAACTATGTGTGCTTCATGGATGATCTCATTAATACTCCAAAGGATGTTAAGTTACTCCGTCATAGAGGAATTATCCATAACAATTTGGGTGATGATGAAATTATTTCCACCATGGTTAACAAGCTTGGTCACTATGTCAGTTTTTCAACCAACATTTATGCTAGAACTATCATGGATGTGAACATGCATTGTAGGAGACGCAGGAATGTATGGATGGCAAAATTAAGGCGTGATTATTTCAACAGTCCTTGGGCATCGGTTTCATTTCTGGTTGCTTTCTTATTGCTTGCACTTACAATTACACAAACCATATTTTCCATTATTCATTAG
- the LOC121254517 gene encoding protein FAR-RED IMPAIRED RESPONSE 1-like yields the protein MDADIEFSNNECDEVEIDKEIGGDETIEEPTVGMQFSSVEEVHAYYMKYGKKKGFGVSKRNIRQDDDETVIWFCLACARGGTSKSAVANVMKPRQTVKMGCKARINTVLNVEGGYTISKVILDHTHACSSGKARHFRCFKKVDARIAKRLEINDEAGIRLSKNLKSLVVEARRYENVTFKEEECRNYIDKVRRLRLGVGGGVALCNYFEDMQKRNPEFYYKIDVDNEMRLKNVFWADARSRAVYESFRDVITFDTTYLTNAYKMHFPPFVGVNHHGQSILLGCGLISNEDADTFEWLFQSGCSV from the coding sequence ATGGATGCCGACatagaattttcaaataatgAGTGTGATGAGGTAGAAATTGATAAGGAGATTGGAGGTGATGAAACAATTGAAGAACCTACGGTTGGAATGCAATTTTCATCTGTAGAAGAAGTGCATgcttattatatgaaatatggTAAGAAGAAAGGGTTTGGGGTATCCAAAAGGAATATTAGACAGGATGACGATGAGACAGTAATATGGTTTTGCTTGGCATGCGCGCGAGGAGGCACATCGAAGAGTGCTGTCGCCAATGTTATGAAACCAAGACAAACTGTAAAGATGGGATGTAAGGCTAGAATTAATACAGTATTAAATGTTGAAGGTGGATATACTATATCTAAGGTGATATTGGATCACACCCACGCCTGTAGTTCGGGGAAGGCAAGACATTTCAGATGCTTTAAGAAGGTTGATGCTCGTATTGCTAAAAGACTTGAAATAAATGACGAGGCAGGTATAAGGTTgtccaaaaatttaaagtctTTGGTTGTTGAGGCGAGGCGTTATGAGAATGTAACATTCAAGGAGGAGGAGTGTCGAAACTACATTGACAAAGTACGACGACTTCGCCTTGGGGTTGGAGGTGGTGTAGCTCTATGTAACTATTTCGAAgatatgcaaaaaagaaatccggagttttattataaaattgacGTTGACAATGAGATGCGGttaaagaatgtgttttgggcagACGCCCGGAGTAGAGCTGTGTATGAATCATTCAGGGATGTGATtacatttgatacaacatatCTCACTAATGCGTATAAAATGCATTTTCCACCGTTTGTAGGTGTGAACCACCATGGACAGTCAATCCTACTCGGTTGCGGATTGATATCCAATGAAGATGCAGATACATTTGAGTGGTTGTTTCAGTCAGGTTGCAGTGTATGA